AAGATAGAGGGATTGTAGCGAATGTTCGGCGCAGCTGGCCTTCAAAAAGCTGGCCTATAAATCCTTTCTCAACACCCTGCAACGGTGCTACAAGTTTACCTCGATCCCACCTCATTTGGGGATTGTGGATATTAGCCCGGTGCCCGGCGAAGCCGCGGGCACCGGGAAGCGGCGGGTTATTTTGCGGCCGGCGTGTATTTCGCCGGCTCTTCTTGCGCTTTCTTGGCACAGTCGTCACAGCAAACGACAACCTCCTTGCCGCCAACTTGGACTTTGATCCCGCCGTCTTGAATATCCCAATCGCAGACGGGGCACTTCACCGGCTTCATGAAACGTCCTCGGTAACGGAAACGAGCGTAAGGGCGTCGCGGCGGTCGCGGCTGTTCCTTACGAGGGCATCTTTGCGGGACCGGAGAATCTAGACTTCCAGATTCTTGCTCAGTTCGCGGAGCGTGCGACGGCTCGCGCTCAATCGGACGGACGACGGCGAGCGGCCGAATTCGCGGCGAAAGGTGTCGGTGAAGTGGCTGTGGCTGGAAAAGCCGAGGTCGAGGGCGAGCGCCGTGAGGTCGTCGGCACCGCTCCCCAGTCGTTCCAGGGCCGCGCGGAGGCGCAGCCGGGTCAAGTAGGCATGGACTGGTGTGTTGGTTCTTTGCTGGAAGATGCGGGCGAAATGAAACGGGGACGTGTGAACGGCTCCGGCCACGTCCTCCAGCGTCAGGCGTTCGCCCAGGCGGCTCGCGAGCCAGGTTTTGGCCGCCTCGACGCGGTCCGTGTGATCGGCCTCCGTCCCGGGTCGCTTCCGCCGCTTGGCCCCGTGCCGCGCGAACGCGGCCGCCAACACGTCGGCCGCGACTTGGAGCGCCGTCACGTCGGCCCAAAGCGGTTCCAGCGGCTCCACGGCTTCCAGCCTTCGGACGAGTTCGCGGTGCTGCCAAAAGGCGGCGGGCTCGCACGGGCCGGTCACGAACGGAAACGGCCGATCGGGGTGATCGTCGACCGTCGGGTCGAGTTCGCGGACGATGTCGGTGAGCAAACGCGGCGGGATCACGAAGACGGTGCCGCGGTCGCCGCAGTCGGCCGGGTGGCTGACGCGGTACGACGAGCCCTTCGAGAAAAAGACGGCCTGGTTAACGTCGGCCGTCTCGGTTCGGCGGCCGAAGTGCTTGCAAAACGTCCCGTGCCGCATGAGGACGATGTGGTTGTCGGCAGAGTGTTCCTCGGCCGCCGGTCCGCCCCGGTCGATGTGGCAGTTGTAATCGCGCACGCCGACGACGGGGCTGTCGTAGAGCGGGCTGAACGTGAGCAGGCTTTCGGGGCGCCTCGGCATGTTCACACTCGTAACGGATCGACCGCCCCGAATCAAGGCAGGGGTCGATCACGATCCCGACCGATCGGCGCTTGCATTCCGTGCCCCGGCCGCTTATCCCTTACTCCACGTGCTTCGCGCTTCCTCTTCCATCACGCGCGGCCGGGGACCGGATGACGCTTCCGTTACTGTTGTTCGCGATCGTGGCGGCGATCACGGCCGGGTCCGCGCTGGGGGTCGTTCTTTCGCGGAGCGTGGTCCGTGCGGCCGTGTGGCTGCTGTTCACGTTGATCGGGGTGAGCTTCGTTTACCTGTTGCTCGGCGCCGAATTCCTCGGAGCAGCACAACTCATCGTTTACGTGGGCGGCACACTCGTTCTCGTCGTGTTCGGCGTCATGCTCACGAGCCAGGGGCCGTTCGGCGGGGCTCGCCCGCACGGGGCCGAGTGGTTCGTCGGCGGGACGTTGGCCGCGGTGCTGTTCTCGTTGCTGGTACTCGTCTCACTACAGATTGCCGCCCCCGTACCGGACCCCGGTGGGGACGGTCACCCACTCCCCGGCGCGGGGCCGCTCGGGCTCGCGTTCCTTGGCGTTGCCCAGCAGTCCCCGCCTGGATCGATGGCGGTCACGTTCCTGCTACCGTTCGAGATCGTGTCGATTCACCTGCTCGTCGTCCTGATCGCCGCAGCGTACCTCGCCCGCGCGAAGCGCCGTGCCGCGGGGGGCTCATGAACGACATCGGACTCGCACCGTTCCTGATCCTGTCCGCGTTTCTGTTCGCCTGCGGCGTTCTGTGCTTTGCGACCAAGCGGAACGCGATCGGGATTCTGATGGGCGTGGAACTCGTCCTGAACGCGGCGAACGTGAACTTCGTGGCCTGCGCGCGGTTCGTCCCGTCGCTGCGGATCGAGGGCCAGGTGTTCGCGATCCTGGTCATCGTCCTGGCCGCGGCCGAAGCTGCCGTCGCGCTCGCGATCTTCCTGAATTTCTACAACAACCACGCCACCGTGGACGTGGACGAGGCCACCGACCTCAAGGGCTGACCCCGACACGCCATGACCGAATTCTTCGACGCCATACCCGGTCGGTTGTTCGCCGCGGCCACCCTGCTCCCACTGGTGCCGGTGGTCCTGATGGCGTGCGCCGCCACCGTCCGTAGTCTCTCTCGACCCCACGCCCGGAACGGCGGGTGGCCCGCGGCGGTCTACCGGCTCTTCGGCGGCGATCAACCGCGGAAGGTGGGCGGCTATCTCGTCCTCGCGACTCTCGTCCTCGCGACGGTCTGCGCGACCACGGGGTTGCTGCACTACCTGCACGACGCTGACACTGGGACGCCGTCCGCCGCAAGGTGGGCCGAAAGCGTCGACTGGATCAAGATCGGTGCGGCCAAGGGGGACCATCCCGCCACGGCTCTTCGCCTGGGTTACCGCGTCGACATGCTCACCGCCATCATGGTCACGATGGTCACGTTCGTGGCGTCCTTGATCGTGTTGTTTTCGATTGGTTACATGAAGGACGAAACCGAGAAACGGCACGTCGATCACGAAGTTCATGAAGTGCCGCGTGGCGGGTCGGCGGACTCACACGGCAGCGGATCGCATCACGCGGCAGCCGCGTCCCACAACGGCGATCACTCGGCGCCCGCAAATTCCTCGGAACACGGCTACGCACGCCGCGGGCGGTTCGGGCAGTTCTTCTTTTACCTCTCGTTGTTCGCGTTCTCGATGCTCAACCTACTCATCGCGGACAACCTGCTGCAGGTATTCGTCGGCTGGGAGTTGGTCGGCGTTTGCTCGTTTTTCCTAATCGGGTTCTACTACGAACGGCCCTCGGCCTCGGCTGCCGCGAACAAGGCCTTCATCATGAATCGTATCGGGGACGCCGGGTTCCTGATCGGGATCGCGATCGCCTGGACCGTCTTCGGCACGCTCAACATCCAGGATCTCATCACCGCCGTCACGAGTAACCGCCCCGCGGCCCTCACGGATAATTTGTGGCTCCTGATGGGCCTGGGTCTGTTCCTCGGTTGCGTCGGCAAGTCCGCCCAGTTCCCGCTGCACACCTGGCTGCCAGACGCGATGGAAGGGCCGACGCCCGTGTCCGCCCTCATTCACGCGGCCACGATGGTCGCGGCCGGTGTGTATCTCGTCGGCCGATGTTATCCACTCTTTTCGCCGACCGTCCTGCTCGTCATCGCGTACACCGGAGCGTTCACACTCTTCCTCGCGGCCACCATCGCCTGCCTGCAAACGGACATCAAGCGCGTCCTCGCGTATTCGACCGTGAGCCAGCTCGGGTACATGATGCTGGCCCTCGGCGTTGGCGGATGGGCGGCGGGGTTGTTCCACTTGCTCACGCATGCCTTTTTCAAGGCGCTTTTGTTCCTCGGTTCCGGCAGCGTCATCTACGGCTTGCACCACGAGCAAGACTTAAAGAACATGGGCGGGCTGCGATGGAAGATGCCGCTGACAGCGTACACCATGCTCGTCGGCGTGCTGGCGATCGCGGGCTTCCCACTACTGAGCGGGTGGTACAGTAAAGATCTGGTTCTCGCCCAGGCGTGGGGCTTCGCGGTCAACGCGGGGGCACACCAACTTCTGTGCATCGTACCGCTGTTCACGGTCGCCCTGACCGGCTGTTACATGACCCGTCTCTGGTTGCTCGCCTTCGCCGGAGAACCGCGGAACGAGCGTGTTTACGCTCACGCGCACGAGTCGCCGATCAGTATGACATTGCCGCTCGTCGTGCTGGCTGCGTTCAGTGTTGCGGTCGGGTGGGGGTGGCCCGCGTGGAGTGCGGACGCGAGTTACCTGTATCACTTACTTCACTCCGCGGAGCCGGCGAGCGTGGCCGTTCAATTCGCGGACACCAACGAGGCGGCCGAACATGGCCACCACGCCGCCGGGCTCGTCGCGCTCTTGGCCGCGGCGCTCGGGGCCGGGATTGCGATCGCCTTGCACCGGCGGTCCGCCCTTCTTTCGGCGAGCCAGCCCGGAGCGGTCGGGTTTCTGGGCCAGGCGATCCGGCACAAATGGTATTTCGACGAACTGTACGCGGCACTCTTCACCCGCCCGACCGTGCGACTCGCTTACGCTGCTGCGGCGACAGACAAGCGTCCCACCGGCACCGGCGATTCCGATACCCGTCTCGACCCGTTGACACTCGACGGCCTGCTGAACGCCATCGGCCAACTCGCCGGTCGAGCCGGCGGTGCCCTCCGTTACGCCCAAACCGGCCTCGTCCGGCGGTACGTGCTGGTGCTGGCCTTGACCGTGGCGGGCTTGCTCGGGATGCTGGCGGCGACGCGCGGAGCTTGGATGCCGTGACGACTCGGGGCAACCCATTTAAGGAGTAGTTAAA
This is a stretch of genomic DNA from Fimbriiglobus ruber. It encodes these proteins:
- the nuoL gene encoding NADH-quinone oxidoreductase subunit L; translated protein: MTEFFDAIPGRLFAAATLLPLVPVVLMACAATVRSLSRPHARNGGWPAAVYRLFGGDQPRKVGGYLVLATLVLATVCATTGLLHYLHDADTGTPSAARWAESVDWIKIGAAKGDHPATALRLGYRVDMLTAIMVTMVTFVASLIVLFSIGYMKDETEKRHVDHEVHEVPRGGSADSHGSGSHHAAAASHNGDHSAPANSSEHGYARRGRFGQFFFYLSLFAFSMLNLLIADNLLQVFVGWELVGVCSFFLIGFYYERPSASAAANKAFIMNRIGDAGFLIGIAIAWTVFGTLNIQDLITAVTSNRPAALTDNLWLLMGLGLFLGCVGKSAQFPLHTWLPDAMEGPTPVSALIHAATMVAAGVYLVGRCYPLFSPTVLLVIAYTGAFTLFLAATIACLQTDIKRVLAYSTVSQLGYMMLALGVGGWAAGLFHLLTHAFFKALLFLGSGSVIYGLHHEQDLKNMGGLRWKMPLTAYTMLVGVLAIAGFPLLSGWYSKDLVLAQAWGFAVNAGAHQLLCIVPLFTVALTGCYMTRLWLLAFAGEPRNERVYAHAHESPISMTLPLVVLAAFSVAVGWGWPAWSADASYLYHLLHSAEPASVAVQFADTNEAAEHGHHAAGLVALLAAALGAGIAIALHRRSALLSASQPGAVGFLGQAIRHKWYFDELYAALFTRPTVRLAYAAAATDKRPTGTGDSDTRLDPLTLDGLLNAIGQLAGRAGGALRYAQTGLVRRYVLVLALTVAGLLGMLAATRGAWMP
- a CDS encoding NADH-quinone oxidoreductase subunit J, with translation MTLPLLLFAIVAAITAGSALGVVLSRSVVRAAVWLLFTLIGVSFVYLLLGAEFLGAAQLIVYVGGTLVLVVFGVMLTSQGPFGGARPHGAEWFVGGTLAAVLFSLLVLVSLQIAAPVPDPGGDGHPLPGAGPLGLAFLGVAQQSPPGSMAVTFLLPFEIVSIHLLVVLIAAAYLARAKRRAAGGS
- a CDS encoding helix-turn-helix transcriptional regulator gives rise to the protein MPRRPESLLTFSPLYDSPVVGVRDYNCHIDRGGPAAEEHSADNHIVLMRHGTFCKHFGRRTETADVNQAVFFSKGSSYRVSHPADCGDRGTVFVIPPRLLTDIVRELDPTVDDHPDRPFPFVTGPCEPAAFWQHRELVRRLEAVEPLEPLWADVTALQVAADVLAAAFARHGAKRRKRPGTEADHTDRVEAAKTWLASRLGERLTLEDVAGAVHTSPFHFARIFQQRTNTPVHAYLTRLRLRAALERLGSGADDLTALALDLGFSSHSHFTDTFRREFGRSPSSVRLSASRRTLRELSKNLEV
- the nuoK gene encoding NADH-quinone oxidoreductase subunit NuoK, which encodes MNDIGLAPFLILSAFLFACGVLCFATKRNAIGILMGVELVLNAANVNFVACARFVPSLRIEGQVFAILVIVLAAAEAAVALAIFLNFYNNHATVDVDEATDLKG